From Veillonellaceae bacterium, a single genomic window includes:
- the amrA gene encoding AmmeMemoRadiSam system protein A, with protein sequence MAEVSAPVKLAQDSLRHYLETGQKIPIPKELPPELANRAGAFVSLKKSGQLRGCIGTFKPTQPNLAAEIIEMAISAGIHDPRFEPVRLDELPDIEFSVDILSAPEKVDSIKELDPQKYGVIVKRGYRSGLLLPALEGVDTVEEQIGIAMQKAGIAPDQEIELFRFFVTRYH encoded by the coding sequence GTGGCTGAGGTCAGTGCACCCGTAAAATTGGCTCAGGATAGTTTAAGGCACTATCTTGAAACCGGACAGAAAATCCCTATCCCCAAGGAACTGCCGCCCGAACTTGCCAATAGAGCAGGCGCCTTTGTCTCATTGAAAAAGTCTGGTCAATTGCGCGGCTGTATTGGAACTTTTAAACCTACCCAGCCCAACCTGGCCGCCGAGATAATAGAGATGGCCATCAGTGCCGGCATTCATGATCCCCGTTTTGAACCGGTAAGACTTGATGAGCTTCCTGATATAGAGTTTTCAGTTGATATTTTGTCTGCTCCCGAGAAGGTAGACAGTATCAAGGAACTTGATCCGCAGAAGTACGGCGTTATTGTCAAACGCGGCTACCGCAGCGGACTGCTGCTGCCGGCACTTGAAGGCGTCGATACTGTTGAAGAACAAATTGGGATTGCCATGCAGAAGGCCGGGATAGCGCCTGACCAAGAAATCGAATTATTCCGCTTTTTTGTAACTAGATATCATTAA
- a CDS encoding cell wall hydrolase: MRILSVRRKVLQKIVVFSIVVVAINLLTLQYFVSEDIDSTDLSSLAGKVIALDPGHGGIDSGAKGNGLSEKDITLAIALKLADILKANGAQVIMTREGDNDYYTRGKGGKRNDLLKRAEIINTSGAQLFVSVHCNAIRDERQKGAQIFYGNQDNKGLAEIAQLALKGFPPGNRRQAKQDNDIVLLKATTIPGILVETGYITNKTEANLLADSSYQQKLANQIAKALAYHFSQNAAR; the protein is encoded by the coding sequence GTGCGCATTTTATCAGTTCGTCGCAAAGTTCTGCAAAAGATAGTTGTATTTAGCATTGTAGTTGTGGCCATCAATTTATTGACATTGCAGTATTTTGTTTCCGAAGACATAGATTCTACTGATCTCTCTAGCCTGGCAGGAAAGGTTATTGCTCTAGACCCTGGCCATGGGGGGATTGACAGCGGTGCCAAAGGTAATGGTTTATCGGAAAAGGATATTACGCTGGCCATAGCCTTAAAGCTTGCTGATATTTTAAAAGCAAACGGCGCGCAGGTAATAATGACTCGTGAAGGCGACAATGATTACTATACACGCGGTAAGGGCGGAAAACGGAACGATTTACTAAAACGCGCAGAAATTATCAATACTTCGGGCGCTCAGCTATTTGTAAGTGTTCATTGCAATGCTATCCGTGATGAACGGCAGAAAGGCGCACAGATTTTTTACGGTAATCAAGACAATAAAGGATTGGCTGAGATAGCCCAGCTAGCCTTAAAAGGCTTTCCGCCCGGTAATCGCCGTCAGGCTAAGCAGGATAACGACATTGTTTTGTTGAAAGCAACCACTATTCCGGGTATATTAGTAGAAACGGGTTATATAACAAATAAAACCGAGGCAAATTTGCTGGCAGATAGCTCATATCAACAAAAACTGGCAAATCAGATTGCTAAAGCCTTAGCGTATCATTTTAGCCAAAATGCAGCAAGATAA
- a CDS encoding argininosuccinate synthase: protein MSDIKKVVLAYSGGLDTSVIIPWLKENYNCEVIAMCADVGQGDELNTVREKALKSGASKVYIEDLTKPFIEEYVWPTLKAGAVYEGKYLLGTSFARPIIAKAMVEIAEKEGADAIAHGATGKGNDQVRFELTVKALAPHLAIIAPWRLWDIRSREDAIDYAEKHNVPVPVTKKRPYSMDRNIWHLSHEGADLEDPWNEPQDDVFMVTKTPEQAPDKASYIEIEFEKGIPVAVNGEKLDAVALLEKLNAIGAENGIGITDIVENRLVGMKSRGVYENPGGAILYYAHRELEYLTLDRATLHYKEQVAVRYAELVYDGMWFSPLREALDAFVDSTQQTVSGTVRLKLYKGNIMSAGSKSPYSLYHEGFVTFGRDEVYNQADAEGFINLFGLPLKVRALMQKEAKK from the coding sequence ATGAGTGATATTAAAAAAGTAGTGTTAGCATATTCCGGTGGACTTGATACATCAGTAATCATTCCCTGGCTAAAAGAAAACTACAACTGTGAAGTAATCGCCATGTGCGCTGATGTCGGCCAAGGCGATGAGCTCAACACTGTTAGGGAAAAAGCGCTGAAATCAGGCGCCAGCAAAGTTTATATTGAGGATCTGACTAAGCCGTTTATTGAAGAATATGTATGGCCGACCTTAAAGGCCGGCGCAGTTTATGAAGGCAAATATCTGTTAGGTACTTCCTTCGCCAGACCAATCATTGCTAAAGCTATGGTTGAAATAGCTGAAAAAGAAGGCGCTGACGCTATTGCTCACGGCGCAACAGGTAAAGGCAATGACCAAGTTCGCTTTGAACTCACCGTTAAAGCGCTGGCACCTCATCTTGCAATAATCGCTCCTTGGCGGCTGTGGGACATCCGTTCCCGTGAAGATGCTATCGATTATGCTGAAAAGCACAATGTGCCTGTTCCGGTCACCAAAAAGCGTCCATATAGCATGGACCGCAATATCTGGCATTTGAGCCATGAAGGCGCTGACTTAGAGGATCCATGGAATGAGCCACAGGATGATGTTTTCATGGTTACGAAAACTCCGGAGCAAGCTCCTGATAAAGCATCATATATTGAAATTGAATTTGAAAAAGGTATCCCGGTTGCTGTTAACGGTGAAAAGCTAGACGCTGTTGCTCTGCTTGAAAAGCTTAATGCTATTGGCGCAGAAAATGGCATCGGCATTACTGACATAGTTGAAAACCGCCTTGTTGGCATGAAATCGCGTGGCGTTTATGAGAATCCCGGCGGAGCAATTTTGTATTATGCTCACCGTGAACTCGAATATTTGACTCTTGACCGGGCAACACTTCACTATAAAGAGCAAGTTGCTGTCCGTTATGCTGAACTGGTTTATGATGGAATGTGGTTCTCGCCGCTTCGCGAAGCCCTGGATGCGTTTGTTGACTCGACCCAACAAACAGTATCCGGCACAGTTCGCTTGAAACTTTATAAAGGAAATATAATGAGTGCTGGCAGTAAGTCGCCATACTCCTTGTATCACGAAGGTTTTGTAACTTTCGGTCGTGATGAAGTATACAACCAAGCAGACGCCGAAGGCTTTATCAACCTCTTCGGACTGCCGCTAAAAGTCCGCGCTCTGATGCAGAAAGAGGCGAAAAAGTAA
- the amrB gene encoding AmmeMemoRadiSam system protein B — protein MPHPPIMIPEVGGSELVKIQATVNSAEEVARLIKEDNPQTIVIITPHGPVFEDAASISIHPRLKGNLAAFGVPDVSVAFETDGLLVRHILKQAKRLGVNLIELTDDLAKNYRLNLELDHGAVVPLYYLHKAGFKGQLVHLSIGMMPYEEMYTFGKAVQAAIDMADKKVTVIASGDLSHRLTLDAPAGYSPRGKEFDELLLEAIKNHDVKALLNIDPQLVDEAGECGLRPVLFMMGVLGGLESTAKILSYEGPFGVGYGIAFISVKDSEKGGNKSG, from the coding sequence ATGCCGCATCCGCCAATTATGATTCCTGAAGTTGGTGGAAGTGAGCTAGTTAAAATACAGGCTACTGTCAATTCGGCTGAAGAAGTAGCTCGCTTAATAAAAGAAGATAACCCCCAAACCATCGTAATTATTACCCCCCATGGTCCGGTCTTTGAAGATGCTGCCAGCATCAGTATTCATCCCCGTTTAAAAGGTAACTTGGCTGCTTTTGGCGTTCCAGATGTTTCGGTTGCCTTTGAAACTGACGGCCTGTTAGTCCGGCACATTTTAAAACAAGCCAAACGCCTTGGTGTAAACCTAATAGAACTAACGGACGACTTAGCAAAGAACTACCGCCTCAACTTGGAACTCGACCATGGTGCAGTGGTACCATTATATTATTTACATAAAGCTGGTTTTAAAGGCCAGCTTGTCCATTTATCCATTGGAATGATGCCCTACGAGGAAATGTACACCTTTGGCAAGGCCGTTCAAGCGGCTATTGATATGGCGGACAAGAAGGTGACTGTGATTGCGTCAGGAGATTTATCGCACCGGCTAACACTGGACGCTCCTGCCGGCTATAGTCCGCGCGGCAAGGAGTTTGATGAACTGCTGCTTGAAGCAATTAAGAATCACGACGTCAAAGCGCTTTTAAATATTGATCCTCAGCTAGTTGATGAGGCAGGCGAGTGCGGCCTAAGGCCAGTACTGTTCATGATGGGGGTTTTGGGAGGCTTGGAGTCTACGGCCAAAATTCTGTCCTATGAAGGCCCCTTTGGAGTAGGCTATGGTATAGCATTCATCAGTGTTAAGGACAGTGAAAAGGGAGGCAATAAAAGTGGCTGA
- the argJ gene encoding bifunctional glutamate N-acetyltransferase/amino-acid acetyltransferase ArgJ — MINIIDPMITAPKGFKASGVKAGIKKSGKEDLAIVYSTVPAAGAAVFTTNVMAAAPVIVSRRNVAGGKISAFVVNAGCANACTGDVGLANAEAMARKTASLLNIEENQVVVASTGIIGVNLPMDKVEAGIEKAVNMLSEDDHNKARQAIMTTDTFPKSVAIDFMFGDAKVTMAGMAKGSGMIHPNMATMLAFITTDAAITPELLQKALTDAVNVSFNMITVDGDTSTNDMVAVMANGLAGNRLIDSADMPEYINFSIALRELCIVLAKMVARDGEGATKFLEITVKGAESFADAKKAAMAIAKSPLVKTAFFGQDPNWGRIICAVGYSEANVTPEKTSLLIGNVKLVDGGLPLDYDEQALRAVMAAHDIKVTVDLGMGQEEATVWTCDFSYEYVKINGEYHT; from the coding sequence ATGATTAATATAATTGATCCGATGATAACAGCTCCGAAGGGGTTTAAAGCGTCTGGTGTTAAGGCCGGCATCAAAAAGAGCGGTAAAGAAGACTTAGCCATCGTTTATAGTACTGTTCCGGCAGCCGGAGCAGCTGTTTTTACCACCAACGTAATGGCGGCCGCGCCGGTTATTGTTTCCCGCCGCAATGTTGCAGGCGGCAAAATATCGGCATTCGTTGTTAATGCCGGCTGCGCTAATGCCTGCACGGGCGATGTCGGATTAGCGAATGCTGAGGCAATGGCGCGCAAAACAGCGTCACTGCTTAATATTGAGGAAAACCAGGTAGTAGTAGCTTCAACAGGTATTATCGGTGTAAATTTACCGATGGATAAAGTTGAAGCAGGTATTGAAAAAGCCGTAAATATGCTGTCGGAAGACGACCACAATAAAGCCCGCCAAGCTATCATGACGACCGATACCTTCCCTAAATCAGTGGCAATCGATTTTATGTTCGGTGATGCCAAAGTAACAATGGCCGGTATGGCTAAGGGTTCAGGCATGATTCATCCTAATATGGCCACCATGCTTGCTTTCATAACTACCGACGCGGCAATAACACCGGAACTGCTACAAAAGGCGTTAACCGATGCTGTTAATGTTTCTTTTAACATGATTACCGTCGACGGTGACACCAGCACTAATGACATGGTAGCGGTAATGGCCAATGGACTTGCCGGAAACAGACTTATCGACAGTGCTGACATGCCGGAATATATAAACTTCTCCATTGCGCTCCGCGAACTTTGCATTGTTCTGGCCAAAATGGTAGCACGTGACGGTGAAGGCGCGACAAAATTCTTGGAAATAACAGTAAAAGGAGCAGAAAGTTTCGCAGATGCCAAGAAAGCGGCAATGGCTATTGCCAAATCCCCGCTCGTTAAAACTGCTTTCTTTGGTCAGGACCCTAACTGGGGACGGATAATCTGCGCCGTAGGCTATTCAGAGGCCAATGTGACTCCAGAAAAAACCTCGCTTTTAATTGGCAATGTCAAACTGGTTGACGGCGGACTGCCGCTTGACTACGATGAGCAGGCGCTGCGGGCGGTTATGGCGGCGCATGATATCAAAGTTACGGTTGATTTGGGCATGGGCCAAGAAGAAGCTACTGTTTGGACCTGCGATTTCTCTTATGAATATGTAAAAATCAACGGTGAGTACCACACCTAA
- a CDS encoding acetylornithine transaminase: protein MELDRQHYMPVFARYPIVLSHGEGPYVYDAEGKKYLDFLAGIAVNVLGHAHPKLVAAIAKQAGKLIHCSNLYYTEEQAMLVTSLAELSGLDKVFLANSGAEANEGAIKLARKYGKTISPDKLEIISAEHGFHGRTLATLTATAQPKYQKGYEPLPAGFKYVPYNDFEALKAAVTPNTCAIMLEPIQGEGGVNVPAEGYLEKVRQLCDQQDILLIFDEIQTGVGRTGKMFAYEHFNIKPDIVTMAKGLGGGVPIGAFLAQDKVANVFGPGDHGSTFGGNPLACAAANAVLRVMKEENLASNAEAVGSYMVEALKKLQQKYPALITEVRGKGLMIGINLSQPGRDIVGKCLDKGVIINCTAGNVLRLVPPLNISKSHADEVVKVLDEVLATL from the coding sequence ATGGAGCTCGACCGGCAGCATTATATGCCGGTGTTCGCCCGGTATCCAATCGTTTTATCCCATGGCGAAGGTCCGTATGTATATGATGCCGAGGGTAAAAAATATTTAGACTTTCTGGCCGGTATCGCGGTAAATGTGCTGGGTCATGCTCATCCTAAACTGGTAGCGGCTATTGCCAAGCAAGCCGGCAAGCTTATTCATTGTTCAAATCTGTATTACACTGAGGAACAAGCCATGTTAGTAACTTCGCTGGCTGAACTAAGCGGACTCGATAAGGTTTTCCTAGCCAATAGCGGGGCCGAAGCCAATGAGGGCGCTATAAAACTGGCGCGAAAATACGGTAAGACAATTAGTCCGGATAAACTCGAAATAATTTCGGCTGAACATGGCTTTCACGGGCGGACGTTGGCTACCTTGACAGCAACAGCCCAGCCTAAGTATCAAAAAGGCTATGAGCCCCTGCCGGCCGGCTTTAAATATGTGCCCTATAATGACTTCGAGGCGCTCAAAGCAGCGGTGACGCCTAATACCTGCGCAATTATGCTTGAACCGATTCAAGGTGAAGGCGGTGTCAATGTACCGGCCGAAGGTTATTTGGAAAAAGTCCGTCAGCTATGCGATCAACAAGACATTCTGCTGATCTTCGATGAAATTCAGACAGGCGTGGGCCGAACCGGTAAGATGTTTGCTTATGAGCATTTTAATATCAAGCCCGATATTGTAACCATGGCCAAAGGCTTAGGCGGCGGTGTACCGATAGGGGCATTTTTAGCTCAAGACAAGGTGGCCAATGTCTTCGGCCCTGGCGATCATGGCTCAACCTTCGGCGGCAATCCGTTGGCGTGCGCTGCAGCTAATGCTGTGTTACGCGTAATGAAGGAAGAAAACCTTGCTTCCAACGCTGAAGCGGTAGGTTCATATATGGTAGAAGCGCTGAAAAAGCTTCAACAAAAGTATCCTGCGCTTATCACTGAGGTTCGCGGTAAGGGATTGATGATTGGAATTAATCTTAGTCAGCCCGGGCGTGATATTGTCGGAAAGTGTCTAGATAAAGGCGTTATCATTAACTGTACAGCCGGAAACGTGCTGAGATTGGTACCGCCGCTCAATATCAGCAAAAGTCATGCTGATGAAGTAGTTAAGGTGCTAGACGAAGTTTTGGCAACGTTATAG
- the amrS gene encoding AmmeMemoRadiSam system radical SAM enzyme — MREARYYRTEDSKAICQLCPKECIIGQGRTGFCRVRKNIDGKLYTQNYAACSSYALDPIEKKPLYHFYPGNYILSLGTWGCNFACQFCQNWQIAQADPETIELLPDKAVELALKQGKRNIGIAFTYSEPSVWYEYILDTAKAGHEAGLKNVLVTNGFINKDPLAELLPFIDALNIDIKAFNSEYYHKICAGRLDDVKRTVEQAAEDCHVEITTLIVPNLNDSQAELRDLAKWLAGISKDIPLHFSRYFPNYKMREQPTPLKTMEMAYETARQYLNYVYLGNIGSNGSDTYCPRCGQVVIDRYGEKSSLTDDKKCLACGMQIKISGTVAF; from the coding sequence ATGCGCGAGGCACGGTATTATCGCACGGAGGATAGCAAAGCCATCTGTCAGCTTTGTCCCAAGGAATGCATAATTGGGCAAGGTCGGACAGGCTTTTGCCGGGTGCGTAAGAACATTGACGGTAAGTTATATACTCAGAATTACGCCGCCTGTTCATCATATGCACTGGACCCGATTGAAAAAAAACCGCTTTACCACTTTTATCCCGGCAACTATATTCTTTCGCTTGGTACTTGGGGTTGCAACTTTGCCTGTCAGTTTTGTCAGAATTGGCAGATTGCCCAAGCCGACCCGGAGACTATCGAACTGCTGCCCGATAAGGCCGTTGAGCTCGCCCTCAAGCAAGGAAAGCGAAATATTGGCATTGCTTTTACCTATTCCGAGCCCAGCGTGTGGTACGAATACATATTGGATACAGCTAAAGCCGGTCATGAAGCCGGGCTTAAAAATGTGCTTGTAACCAATGGCTTTATAAATAAGGATCCGCTCGCTGAACTGCTTCCGTTTATCGACGCGCTGAATATCGACATAAAGGCCTTTAACAGCGAATATTACCATAAAATTTGCGCCGGCCGGCTTGATGATGTAAAAAGAACAGTAGAGCAGGCTGCTGAGGACTGTCATGTTGAAATCACAACGCTGATAGTTCCAAACCTTAATGACAGCCAGGCAGAACTGCGTGATCTGGCTAAGTGGCTAGCCGGTATAAGCAAAGATATTCCACTGCATTTTTCCCGTTACTTTCCTAACTACAAGATGCGGGAGCAGCCAACGCCGTTAAAAACTATGGAAATGGCTTATGAAACTGCCCGGCAGTATTTAAACTATGTTTATTTAGGCAACATTGGCAGTAACGGCAGTGATACCTACTGTCCACGATGCGGGCAGGTGGTCATCGACCGTTATGGGGAAAAGAGTTCTCTGACCGATGATAAAAAATGCCTGGCCTGCGGAATGCAGATAAAAATCAGCGGAACAGTGGCATTTTAA
- a CDS encoding glycosyl transferase family 51, with the protein MGKRFFILLVILFAASFLYAGGGSLINSVVPSKQTEQTISSLKNGWDKLYRVIALKSAVNAKLNKNNYTKLEDIPLTMQQAVIAVEDNRYYQHVGFDIEGIIRASLVNLQSGSIVEGGSTITQQLVRNLFLTHDRSLTRKVEEIILAIDMEMRYSKEEILEMYLNTVYFGSGTYGIDQAAKIYFGKEPAKLTLAECSMLAGLPNAPSLISPYVNFSAAKGRQAVVLSTMVKNGYISPSMAEQAKLTPIKLAK; encoded by the coding sequence ATGGGTAAGCGTTTTTTTATTCTGCTTGTTATTTTGTTTGCCGCATCATTTTTATACGCAGGGGGCGGCAGCCTGATTAATTCGGTGGTACCGTCAAAACAAACCGAACAAACGATTTCAAGTCTGAAAAACGGCTGGGACAAATTATACCGGGTAATCGCTCTTAAATCGGCTGTTAATGCCAAACTAAACAAGAACAACTATACAAAGCTTGAAGATATCCCGCTCACGATGCAGCAGGCCGTCATTGCAGTTGAGGATAACCGCTACTACCAGCATGTGGGATTCGATATCGAAGGCATTATCCGCGCAAGTCTGGTCAACCTTCAGAGCGGTTCAATCGTGGAAGGCGGCAGCACTATTACTCAACAGCTTGTCCGCAATCTATTTTTGACCCACGACAGATCACTCACGCGTAAAGTCGAAGAGATTATATTGGCAATCGATATGGAAATGCGCTATTCAAAAGAGGAAATCCTTGAAATGTATCTTAATACCGTATATTTTGGGTCAGGCACTTATGGTATTGATCAAGCCGCCAAGATATATTTCGGCAAAGAGCCGGCGAAGCTCACTTTGGCCGAGTGTTCAATGTTAGCCGGTCTGCCCAATGCTCCTTCATTGATTTCCCCCTACGTTAACTTTTCCGCCGCTAAAGGCCGGCAGGCTGTGGTACTTTCGACAATGGTTAAGAACGGTTATATCAGTCCCAGTATGGCTGAACAAGCTAAGCTGACACCGATAAAACTCGCCAAATAA
- the argB gene encoding acetylglutamate kinase, which translates to MSSAIEQAAVLIEALPYMQKFYGKTIVIKYGGNAMINNQLKHSVIKDIILMKYIGMKPVVVHGGGPEITGMLKQMGKQSAFVSGLRITDEETVSVAEMVLVGKINTEIVSLINHQGAKAVGLSGKDADLIIAKKHLAKVHENDEIKEVDIGFVGDIEKINTDILTTLLDNDYIPVIAPVGVSTANETYNINADYVAGEVAGALKAEKLLLLTDTEGIYRDYHDKSTFISTLGFTEAQQMIKSHAIDGGMIPKVESCIRALAGGAVKTHIIDGRQPHSLLLEVFTAKGIGTEVVK; encoded by the coding sequence ATAAGCAGTGCAATTGAACAAGCGGCGGTGCTAATTGAAGCTTTGCCGTATATGCAGAAATTCTATGGCAAAACCATCGTAATAAAATACGGCGGTAACGCCATGATTAATAATCAGCTGAAGCATAGCGTCATCAAGGACATTATCCTGATGAAATATATTGGCATGAAGCCGGTTGTTGTCCATGGGGGCGGCCCGGAAATTACCGGTATGCTCAAGCAGATGGGCAAACAGTCGGCCTTCGTCAGCGGCCTCAGAATAACCGATGAGGAAACAGTGTCGGTCGCTGAAATGGTATTGGTCGGGAAAATTAACACTGAGATTGTCAGTCTTATTAATCACCAAGGCGCTAAGGCGGTCGGTCTGAGCGGCAAAGACGCTGACCTTATCATTGCCAAGAAGCACTTGGCTAAAGTTCATGAGAATGATGAGATCAAGGAAGTGGATATTGGCTTTGTCGGCGATATCGAGAAGATTAATACTGATATACTAACAACTCTCCTTGACAATGACTATATACCGGTAATCGCGCCCGTCGGCGTCAGCACTGCCAATGAAACCTACAATATCAACGCTGATTATGTAGCAGGTGAAGTAGCCGGAGCACTCAAAGCCGAGAAGCTATTGCTGCTGACCGATACCGAAGGTATTTACCGTGATTATCATGACAAGAGCACTTTTATCTCAACTTTAGGTTTTACTGAAGCTCAGCAGATGATTAAAAGCCATGCTATTGATGGTGGGATGATTCCGAAAGTAGAATCATGTATCCGGGCCTTGGCGGGCGGGGCGGTAAAGACGCATATTATTGACGGTCGGCAGCCGCATTCGCTATTGCTTGAAGTATTCACCGCCAAGGGAATTGGTACTGAAGTTGTTAAATAG
- the argF gene encoding ornithine carbamoyltransferase — MVLKGKKDLLSIHDLSCAEVQQILELAAELKAKQKKGIEHHILKGKTLGMIFEKASTRTRVSFEVGMWQLGGMGLFLSSRDMQIGRGEPIKDTARVLSRYVDGIMIRTFSHDIVTELAQYATVPVINALTDLQHPCQALADIFTVMEHKGNLKGLKMTYIGDCNNMANSLMHACAKVGMDITIAAPQEYAPNEVIVAEAVADAALTGSKITICTDPLEAAKDADVLYTDVWASMGQEAEQQIRAKVFANYQVNADTLKVAKPDAIILHCLPAHRGEEITDEAIESKQSAVFDQAENRLHVQKAIMALLMGDI, encoded by the coding sequence ATGGTCCTAAAGGGAAAAAAAGACTTACTGTCAATTCATGACTTGTCGTGTGCCGAAGTGCAGCAAATTCTTGAGTTGGCGGCAGAACTCAAAGCCAAGCAAAAAAAGGGAATAGAGCATCACATCTTAAAGGGTAAAACACTCGGGATGATTTTTGAGAAAGCATCAACCCGTACACGCGTTTCTTTTGAGGTAGGAATGTGGCAGCTTGGCGGCATGGGTTTGTTTTTGAGTTCGAGAGATATGCAGATAGGCCGGGGTGAGCCGATAAAGGATACCGCGCGGGTTCTATCCCGTTATGTTGACGGAATCATGATCCGGACATTTTCACATGATATCGTCACTGAGTTAGCTCAATATGCAACAGTACCGGTAATAAACGCCCTTACAGACTTGCAGCATCCCTGTCAGGCGCTCGCCGATATTTTCACTGTTATGGAGCATAAAGGCAATTTAAAAGGTCTTAAGATGACCTATATCGGAGACTGTAATAACATGGCGAACTCGCTTATGCATGCCTGTGCTAAAGTTGGCATGGATATTACGATAGCTGCCCCACAAGAGTATGCACCCAATGAGGTTATAGTGGCTGAGGCTGTGGCAGATGCCGCCTTAACCGGCAGCAAAATCACTATTTGTACTGATCCCCTGGAAGCCGCAAAAGATGCTGATGTCCTTTATACCGATGTATGGGCAAGCATGGGGCAGGAGGCCGAACAGCAAATTCGGGCCAAAGTTTTTGCAAATTATCAGGTCAACGCGGACACCTTAAAAGTTGCCAAGCCTGATGCGATAATTCTCCATTGTCTGCCAGCCCACCGGGGCGAGGAAATAACGGACGAGGCTATTGAAAGTAAGCAATCAGCGGTATTCGACCAAGCCGAAAACAGATTGCATGTTCAAAAAGCGATTATGGCGCTATTAATGGGTGACATTTAA
- a CDS encoding N-acetyl-gamma-glutamyl-phosphate reductase, giving the protein MKVSIIGATGYTGEELLRILSGHPEAEIVHITSESSTGIAINNAYPHLTKFYDNTLDSLKDLTTIAANSDVVFIGLPHGHAMAVGKQLAGQNVKIIDLGADYRFRDTKVYEKWYKVEHTHQEAKAVYGLTELYRQQVKTANIVGNPGCYTTASILALAPLAKNNLIKLDTIIVDAKSGVSGAGRSLSLNSHFTEMFENLKAYNVGGHRHTPEIEQALTELAGQEVVINFTPHLIPMARGILSTCYASLNQGVTAEQVDEAFNALYGEEYFIRLLGRGGYPATKNTRGSNFCDIGWHVDSRTNRVVVISAIDNLVKGAAGQAVQNMNVLFGLDEKTGLTQAPLYP; this is encoded by the coding sequence ATGAAAGTCAGCATAATCGGTGCAACAGGTTATACCGGCGAAGAGCTGCTGCGCATATTATCCGGCCATCCCGAAGCCGAAATTGTTCATATTACGTCTGAAAGCAGCACCGGTATAGCGATTAATAATGCATACCCGCATTTGACCAAGTTTTACGATAACACCTTAGACAGTCTTAAAGACTTAACAACGATTGCAGCTAATAGTGATGTTGTCTTTATTGGTTTGCCCCATGGCCATGCCATGGCCGTCGGTAAACAGTTGGCCGGGCAAAATGTCAAGATTATTGATCTTGGGGCCGATTATCGGTTCCGTGATACCAAGGTCTATGAAAAGTGGTATAAAGTCGAACACACCCATCAGGAAGCTAAAGCTGTATATGGCTTAACCGAACTGTACCGACAACAGGTAAAGACAGCAAATATTGTGGGTAATCCTGGCTGTTATACGACAGCAAGCATCTTGGCGCTAGCGCCGTTGGCAAAGAACAACCTGATTAAACTAGATACCATTATTGTTGATGCCAAATCTGGCGTTTCGGGGGCAGGACGCAGTCTCAGCCTAAACAGCCATTTCACCGAGATGTTTGAAAACTTAAAAGCCTATAATGTTGGGGGTCATCGCCACACTCCGGAGATTGAGCAGGCTTTGACAGAATTAGCCGGTCAAGAGGTTGTAATAAATTTCACACCGCATCTCATTCCGATGGCCCGTGGTATTTTAAGCACCTGCTATGCCAGCCTTAACCAAGGTGTAACGGCGGAGCAAGTAGATGAAGCCTTTAACGCGCTGTATGGCGAGGAATATTTTATCCGTCTGTTAGGCCGTGGCGGCTACCCTGCCACTAAAAATACCCGAGGCTCAAATTTCTGCGATATCGGTTGGCACGTTGACAGCCGCACCAATCGCGTCGTTGTCATCTCGGCAATCGATAACCTTGTCAAAGGCGCTGCAGGTCAGGCCGTACAAAATATGAATGTCTTATTTGGCTTGGATGAAAAAACCGGTTTAACACAAGCACCGTTATATCCATGA